CTGACCCTCTGTCAAATGGTCGCGGATGTCACTGACATATGACTGATCCACTTCAGAAATATGTACCAAACCGCTCTTGCCTTCCGGCAGCGAAACAAACGCGCCAAACTTTGTGATTCCGGTTACCTTGCCGGAAATGATTTCTCCTACGGCCAACTCCATACTTTTAAACTGTGTCCTCCATATACTTTTGGTTACTGCTCTGAGCTGTCAATAAACACACGCTCGCCGGGCGATGCATATCCCAGTACATCACGGGCAATTTTTGCAATAGCCTCGTCGGTCATGCCTTCATCCAGCGACTTTTTCAGATCCTTGTTGACGGTTTCCTCTTGGCTGATCTGATCGTCCAAAGTGCTTACCTGCTCCCGAAGCTCACGGATTTGAATCTGAAGAGAAATCGGCTTGATAATGGCAATCGCTGCAACGAGGACAAAAGCCAGCTTGAGCAGGATGCCGATTTTTTTGTTTTTGGGCTTGTTCATCCAATCCCTCCTTCAATGATTACGCTTACTATTCTATACCACAACCTGCAAAAAGAAAAGATTTATTTTTATTTTTTACGGTTTTTTTGCAAATTTTCTCGCAGCCAGCCGCGTGTGCGCCCATTTATAAAACCGCCGCACGCCGCGCCCGCCGGTCAATTCCCAAAAAATGCCGCCGATTGCCATGACAATCGGCAAAAATCCGCGCATGCGCTGCTGAAAAATGCCGACAGACAGCACAAACAGCACCGCGCAGCATGCCATGGAAAACAATACATCCAAAAGAAACGTCAGTCCGGCGCCGCGCCGGCGCTGACGAAGCAACCAGCACACATCGTACAGCACGCCGAGCACCAGACCGCACGCACAGGCGGCGAAAATTCCATTCAGCTGTGCGCACACCACACTCTCCTCTGCACCGCTCATTGAAACAGCCTGCGCAAAAATCCGCCGGCTGCGCCGCCGTCATCGTACTCCATGCAGTCAATGCGGCCGGAAATGCGCAGCTCACCGGCATCTAAGTTAAGTTGATCCACATGCAGGTCTCCGCCGCGCACGAACAGTGTCCCCTGTTGTGTCACGATGATAATCTGATTTTCGTCAAAATTGGCAACATCGCTGACACCGGAAACTGAAAGCTTCTTTCTGTCCTGCAAAGAAATCCCATGCGGCAAGCTCTGTTTCTCTGTGGTACTGCGCTCCATATGCCTTTCCTCCTGTCTGTATACACAAAAGC
The sequence above is a segment of the Butyricicoccus intestinisimiae genome. Coding sequences within it:
- the yabQ gene encoding spore cortex biosynthesis protein YabQ, with protein sequence MSGAEESVVCAQLNGIFAACACGLVLGVLYDVCWLLRQRRRGAGLTFLLDVLFSMACCAVLFVLSVGIFQQRMRGFLPIVMAIGGIFWELTGGRGVRRFYKWAHTRLAARKFAKKP
- the yabP gene encoding sporulation protein YabP → MERSTTEKQSLPHGISLQDRKKLSVSGVSDVANFDENQIIIVTQQGTLFVRGGDLHVDQLNLDAGELRISGRIDCMEYDDGGAAGGFLRRLFQ
- a CDS encoding FtsB family cell division protein gives rise to the protein MNKPKNKKIGILLKLAFVLVAAIAIIKPISLQIQIRELREQVSTLDDQISQEETVNKDLKKSLDEGMTDEAIAKIARDVLGYASPGERVFIDSSEQ